One segment of Triticum aestivum cultivar Chinese Spring chromosome 2A, IWGSC CS RefSeq v2.1, whole genome shotgun sequence DNA contains the following:
- the LOC123187955 gene encoding oligouridylate-binding protein 1 codes for MLPQQSQAAAMMQQAAAMQSMYAMPPPPHHHHLLGAAPPQQIEPILTGNLPPGFDTSTCRSVYVGNIHVQVTEALLREVFQSAGSVDGCKLIRKEKSSYGFVDYYERGSAALAIFTLNGKQIFGQPIRVNWAYASGQREDTTDHFHIFVGDLSPEVTDSALFAFFSAYSPNCSDARVMWDQKTGRSRGYGFVSFRNQQDAQSAINDLNGQWLGNRQIRCNWATKGANSGEDQLTSDSKSIADVNNNFTENAKQKSNEDAPENNPLYRTVYVGNLAHEVTQDVLHRFFHALGAGAIEEVRVQHGKGFGFVKYSNHAETALAIQTGNGRILGGKPVKCSWGNKPTPPGTTSAPLPPPAAPSHPAATDLVAYHRAIAMSKMASTQALMQAQHLRQAAMGMGVGASQAMYDGTFQNVGTSQQQQQQQQLMYY; via the exons ATGCTGCCGCAGCAGAGCCAGGCCGCGGCGATGATGCAGCAGGCGGCCGCGATGCAGTCCATGTAcgcgatgccgccgccgccgcatcaccaccacctcctcggcGCCGCGCCGCCGCAGCAG ATAGAGCCAATTCTTACTGGAAATCTGCCACCTGGTTTTGATACAAGTACATGCCGCAGTGT ATATGTCGGCAATATTCATGTTCAAGTGACCGAGGCACTTCTCCGGGAGGTTTTCCAGAGTGCTGGTTCAGTTGACGGATGCAAGCTTATAAGAAAAGAGAAG TCCTCATATGGTTTTGTTGACTACTACGAACGCGGATCAGCTGCCCTAGCAATTTTTACACTTAACGGGAAGCAAAT TTTTGGGCAGCCTATCAGAGTTAATTGGGCATATGCTAGTGGTCAGAGGGAGGATACAACAG ACCATTTCCATATTTTTGTTGGTGATCTTAGCCCTGAGGTCACGGATTCTGCATTATttgcattcttctcagcatattctccCAACTGCTC TGATGCTCGAGTAATGTGGGACCAAAAGACGGGAAGATCAAGAGGTTATGGCTTTGTTTCCTTCAGGAATCAACAG GATGCACAGAGTGCCATAAATGACTTAAATG GTCAATGGCTTGGGAATCGGCAGATTCGTTGCAACTGGGCAACAAAAGGTGCCAACAGTGGCGAGGACCAGCTAACATCAGATTCGAAAAGTATAGCTGATGTAAATAACAATTTTACAG AAAATGCAAAGCAGAAGTCAAATGAAGATGCTCCTGAAAATAATCCACTGTACAGAACTGTTTATGTTGGGAACCTTGCTCACGAG GTTACTCAAGACGTGCTTCATCGTTTCTTCCATGCACTTGGTGCTGGAGCCATCGAGGAGGTCCGTGTCCAGCATGGCAAAGGCTTTGGTTTTGTCAAGTACAGCAACCATGCTGAAACTGCCCTTGCAATTCAGACGGGTAATGGTCGTATTTTGGGTGGTAAACCAGTCAAG TGTTCCTGGGGCAACAAGCCTACACCCCCTGGTACCACCTCTGCACCTCTGCCCCCTCCTGCTGCTCCTAGCCACCCCGCTGCCACCGATCTTGTAGCGTATCACCGTGCTATTGCGATGAGCAAGATGGCTTCGACCCAGGCATTGATGCAGGCTCAGCATCTCAGGCAAGCAGCCATGGGGATGGGTGTAGGTGCGAGTCAGGCGATGTACGATGGTACTTTCCAGAACGTCGGTACctcacagcagcagcaacagcagcagcagctcatgtATTATTAA